The Enterococcus rotai genome includes a window with the following:
- a CDS encoding 3'-5' exoribonuclease YhaM family protein translates to MKKIRELTVDETFELFLLIKNADVRIAKNGKKFIAFTFQDTSGTIDGKYWDASEEEISRFTAGNVILLNGKREVYQGNPQVKIIHMRVARPDEPNQPALYMERAPLKREEMVEEINQTVFEITNAHWQRIVRYLLTQYQKEFFDYPAAKRNHHAFANGLAYHTVSMLRLGKSICKEYSELNAALLYSGIILHDLGKVKELSGAMTTEYTLSGNLIGHLVLVDEEITKACIALKIDENDEDVIVLRHMVLAHHGLLEYGSPVRPRIMEAEVLHQIDNIDASIQMMLGSVRQTEPGQYTDRIFGLDNRSFYVPKDI, encoded by the coding sequence ATGAAAAAAATCCGTGAACTAACAGTAGATGAAACATTTGAATTATTTCTTTTGATCAAAAATGCTGATGTACGTATTGCAAAAAATGGGAAAAAATTTATTGCTTTTACGTTTCAAGATACCTCAGGCACGATTGATGGAAAATATTGGGATGCCTCGGAAGAAGAAATCAGTCGCTTTACAGCTGGGAATGTGATTCTTTTAAATGGAAAAAGAGAAGTTTATCAAGGCAATCCTCAAGTTAAAATTATTCATATGCGGGTTGCACGTCCCGATGAACCGAATCAACCAGCTTTATACATGGAGCGAGCGCCATTAAAACGAGAAGAGATGGTTGAAGAAATCAATCAAACTGTATTTGAAATCACTAATGCTCATTGGCAGCGGATCGTTCGTTATTTATTGACGCAATATCAAAAAGAATTTTTTGATTATCCAGCAGCTAAAAGAAACCATCATGCTTTTGCAAATGGTTTAGCCTATCACACGGTTTCCATGCTTCGTTTAGGTAAATCAATCTGTAAAGAATATAGTGAATTAAATGCAGCACTGCTTTATTCAGGAATCATCTTACATGATCTAGGCAAAGTTAAAGAACTATCTGGTGCTATGACTACTGAATATACACTATCAGGCAATTTGATTGGGCATTTGGTGCTAGTAGATGAAGAAATTACCAAAGCTTGTATTGCGTTGAAAATCGACGAAAATGATGAAGATGTGATTGTATTACGTCATATGGTTTTAGCTCATCATGGCTTATTAGAATATGGCTCACCCGTTCGTCCGCGCATCATGGAAGCAGAAGTATTACATCAAATCGATAATATCGATGCATCGATCCAAATGATGTTAGGATCAGTGCGCCAAACAGAGCCAGGACAATATACAGATCGGATTTTTGGCTTAGATAATCGTAGTTTCTATGTCCCAAAAGATATTTAA
- a CDS encoding YtxH domain-containing protein codes for MGKFSKGILFGAVVGAASGLLFAPRSGKATRQKFVDELEDWSDLKEDFTDKLDQFKESAQALQAAADTYIEPFIDGINRDVETFKFQAEPRVEQIQEQVEKIQSELPDLPIEK; via the coding sequence ATGGGAAAGTTTTCTAAAGGAATTTTATTTGGTGCCGTCGTTGGTGCTGCGAGCGGGCTACTTTTTGCTCCAAGAAGTGGGAAAGCCACTCGTCAAAAATTTGTAGATGAATTGGAAGATTGGTCTGATTTGAAAGAGGATTTTACAGATAAATTAGATCAGTTCAAAGAATCTGCACAAGCATTGCAAGCAGCAGCGGACACATACATCGAGCCCTTCATTGATGGAATCAATCGAGATGTTGAAACATTTAAGTTCCAAGCAGAACCAAGAGTAGAGCAAATTCAAGAACAAGTGGAAAAAATCCAGTCTGAACTACCTGATTTACCTATAGAAAAGTAG
- the dat gene encoding D-amino-acid transaminase, protein MHILWNDQIVEREAVKIDIEDRGYQYGDGLYEVVRVYNGHLYMMEEHLNRLWDGAEKIRMQLPFTKEELTINLKKLVEIEGIKEGKLYFQVTRGIDAPRNHALPDPEKVKGVLTANIRAYERPLQKMEEGITVAVVPDTRWLHCDIKSLSLLGNVLSLDDARRQGFDDAVLVRDDKVTEASAANFWVVKDGTVYTHPDGNLILPGITKKKILELARELNIPVKEEAVYEEELFTADECFVSGSLTEIVPVVKVNDHIIGTGKPGKVTKQLLEAYIASVDATCGTVGE, encoded by the coding sequence ATGCACATTTTATGGAATGATCAAATTGTTGAACGTGAAGCAGTAAAAATCGATATAGAAGATCGTGGTTATCAGTACGGTGACGGACTCTATGAAGTCGTTCGTGTCTATAATGGGCATTTGTACATGATGGAAGAGCATTTAAATCGTTTATGGGACGGTGCTGAAAAAATTAGAATGCAGTTGCCGTTTACAAAAGAAGAATTGACAATTAATTTAAAGAAATTAGTTGAAATTGAAGGAATCAAAGAAGGCAAGTTGTACTTTCAAGTAACACGAGGCATTGATGCACCAAGAAATCATGCGCTGCCAGATCCAGAAAAAGTTAAAGGTGTCTTAACGGCTAATATTAGAGCGTATGAGCGTCCTTTACAAAAAATGGAAGAAGGGATTACCGTTGCGGTTGTGCCAGATACCCGCTGGCTACATTGTGATATCAAGTCATTGAGCTTATTAGGTAATGTGTTGTCATTAGATGATGCCCGCCGCCAAGGTTTTGATGATGCAGTGCTAGTTCGCGATGATAAAGTAACAGAAGCTTCAGCAGCCAATTTCTGGGTAGTCAAAGACGGAACGGTATATACTCATCCTGACGGTAACTTGATTCTACCCGGAATTACGAAGAAAAAAATTCTAGAGTTAGCGAGAGAGTTAAACATTCCCGTAAAAGAAGAAGCTGTGTATGAAGAAGAACTATTTACAGCAGACGAATGTTTTGTGTCAGGATCATTGACGGAAATTGTTCCAGTAGTAAAAGTAAATGATCATATTATTGGAACAGGAAAACCTGGTAAAGTAACAAAACAGCTCTTAGAAGCCTATATTGCTAGTGTTGATGCAACATGTGGAACAGTTGGGGAATAA
- a CDS encoding phosphotransferase family protein encodes MAFQLDKEWRLQPIKGATGQTFMGIRATERVFIKRNTSPLLAALSKEGIAPKLVWTKRTVTGDILTAQEWLDGQVLKAQEIGQRNDVVDVLYHLHHSHMLKSMLGKIGGQIQTPAMMLQAYGERLPKELQNNSYLARVYHYLQENIPNYSIHNYMVVHGDVNHRNWIVSNNYLYLVDWDSVMIADPALDLGMLLGHYVPRASWNKWLLAYGMRPSEEALTRIKWYALFNFLQEILRHHQSGEKREMNAEILKLKRAFGY; translated from the coding sequence ATGGCATTTCAGTTGGATAAGGAATGGCGCTTGCAGCCAATAAAAGGCGCAACTGGCCAAACTTTCATGGGTATACGTGCGACTGAAAGAGTATTTATTAAACGAAATACTTCTCCTCTTTTGGCTGCATTGTCTAAAGAAGGAATTGCCCCTAAGCTAGTTTGGACCAAACGAACAGTAACAGGCGATATTTTAACAGCACAAGAATGGCTAGATGGTCAAGTCCTTAAAGCCCAAGAAATCGGTCAAAGAAATGACGTTGTGGATGTCCTTTATCATTTGCACCATTCACATATGCTAAAAAGCATGCTAGGGAAAATCGGCGGTCAGATCCAGACACCTGCAATGATGCTTCAAGCATATGGCGAAAGATTGCCTAAAGAACTTCAAAATAATTCGTATCTTGCTAGAGTCTATCACTATCTGCAAGAAAATATACCAAATTATTCTATTCATAATTATATGGTCGTCCATGGTGATGTGAACCATCGAAATTGGATCGTATCGAATAATTATTTGTATTTAGTTGATTGGGATTCAGTAATGATTGCTGATCCAGCTTTAGATTTAGGTATGCTTTTAGGTCATTACGTTCCGCGGGCAAGCTGGAATAAATGGCTATTAGCTTATGGTATGCGTCCGAGCGAAGAAGCGTTAACGCGAATCAAGTGGTATGCGCTATTTAATTTCCTGCAAGAGATTCTTAGACATCACCAATCAGGAGAAAAACGGGAAATGAATGCTGAAATTTTGAAGCTAAAACGAGCGTTTGGGTATTAA
- a CDS encoding HIT family protein: MTDCIFCKIINQEIPSYKVYEDDKVYAFLDITQVTKGHTLLVPKEHVTDIFEYEPTLAGEVFARVPKVARALEKAFPEMQGLNIINNNKELAYQSVFHSHIHLIPRYGESDDFSIHFGNNQAAYSSESMQEIAEKIMKQVEQ, encoded by the coding sequence ATGACAGATTGTATTTTTTGTAAGATCATTAATCAGGAAATTCCAAGTTATAAAGTGTATGAGGATGATAAGGTTTATGCCTTTTTAGACATTACCCAAGTGACTAAAGGTCATACTTTGCTCGTTCCTAAGGAGCATGTGACTGATATTTTTGAATACGAACCAACTTTAGCAGGTGAAGTTTTTGCACGAGTTCCTAAAGTTGCTCGCGCTTTGGAAAAAGCTTTTCCAGAAATGCAGGGCTTAAATATTATCAATAACAATAAAGAGCTAGCCTATCAATCTGTTTTTCACTCTCACATCCATTTAATTCCACGGTATGGAGAGTCTGACGATTTTTCGATTCATTTTGGAAATAACCAAGCAGCATACTCTTCAGAATCAATGCAAGAAATAGCCGAAAAAATTATGAAGCAGGTGGAACAATAA
- a CDS encoding universal stress protein: protein MSTVLTQTYKNILVGVDGSDQANLAYEQAIEVAKRNNGRVIVAHIIENKAYAMMGYSSLNDSLLDQETENAKELLDDCKEYAKSVDFTQVETVVTYGSAKDVMCQDLPKKYEVDLIMVGQSGLNAVERLMIGSVSSYIIRHAPCDVLIVHPELNEK from the coding sequence ATGAGTACTGTGTTAACACAAACCTATAAAAATATTTTAGTTGGTGTAGATGGCAGTGATCAAGCAAATTTAGCTTACGAACAAGCGATTGAAGTAGCTAAAAGAAATAATGGACGTGTAATCGTCGCCCATATTATAGAAAATAAAGCCTACGCAATGATGGGTTATTCTTCTTTAAATGATAGTTTATTAGATCAAGAAACAGAAAATGCTAAAGAATTACTTGATGATTGCAAAGAATATGCAAAAAGCGTAGATTTTACGCAGGTCGAAACAGTTGTAACTTATGGTTCGGCAAAAGACGTGATGTGCCAAGATTTACCTAAGAAATATGAAGTTGATTTGATCATGGTAGGTCAGTCAGGATTAAATGCCGTAGAGCGCTTAATGATTGGTAGTGTCAGCAGCTACATCATACGTCATGCACCGTGTGATGTTTTGATCGTTCATCCTGAGCTAAATGAAAAATAG
- a CDS encoding ABC transporter ATP-binding protein, with the protein MSLVIEHLTGGYGHIPVLKDINFEVKSGEMVGLIGLNGAGKSTTIKNVIGLLTPQKGKISIDGETLRQQPESYRKKIGYIPETPSLYEELTLREHIEITAMAYDIPIEEAFKRADALLKTFRLENKLDWFPANFSKGMKQKVMVLCAFLIEPSLYIIDEPFLGLDPLAIHALLELMDEMRNQGAAILMSTHILATAERYCDRFVVLHDGEVRAVGSMDELREEFSLPGSSLDDIYIALTKEEKVG; encoded by the coding sequence ATGAGTTTAGTAATTGAACATTTAACAGGCGGATACGGTCATATTCCTGTCTTGAAAGATATTAATTTTGAAGTGAAATCTGGTGAAATGGTCGGTCTGATCGGATTGAATGGCGCTGGTAAAAGTACGACAATCAAAAATGTGATCGGTTTATTAACACCACAAAAAGGGAAGATATCCATTGATGGTGAGACGTTAAGACAACAACCAGAAAGCTATCGCAAAAAAATTGGTTATATTCCTGAAACACCTTCTTTATATGAAGAACTAACATTAAGAGAACATATTGAAATTACGGCAATGGCGTACGATATCCCAATTGAAGAAGCCTTTAAACGAGCAGATGCTTTGCTTAAGACATTTCGTTTGGAAAATAAATTAGACTGGTTTCCTGCAAACTTTTCAAAAGGAATGAAACAAAAAGTCATGGTTTTGTGTGCTTTTTTGATTGAACCGAGTTTATATATCATTGATGAACCTTTTCTAGGGTTAGACCCATTAGCAATCCACGCCTTATTGGAATTGATGGATGAAATGCGTAATCAGGGCGCCGCAATCTTAATGTCGACTCACATTTTGGCAACAGCTGAGCGTTATTGTGATCGTTTTGTTGTTTTACATGATGGTGAAGTCCGGGCTGTTGGTTCAATGGACGAGTTGCGTGAAGAATTCAGTTTACCAGGTTCATCTTTAGATGATATCTATATCGCATTAACAAAAGAAGAAAAGGTGGGGTAA
- a CDS encoding ABC transporter permease, protein MSGFFGIRLARHLKKMMKYMRYVFNDHFILVCVFLLGGLGFYYSQVLKTLPENFVWGRPIVVIFWLVLLQIGRIATLAQEADKVFILPKEPEMNRYLNRAMRYSIWLPLIALILLGGMSMPLVVVSTGWAFSTFFYFIVMLGLLKISHLRLQKYELYQISTKEAQLWFTIWLITSGVAIALSLYVLPLAGLLTGLVQVMLFFFIMNKKETAVSLDWEQMVQKEKNRMHRIYQFIHLFTDVPEISSSVKRRKYLDPLLSNIKKTSQNTYLYLYARSLLRGSEYSGLFIRLVLVGGVILFFLKEFWISLGVSVLFIYLIGFQLIPIYTQFDYMVMTHLYPVPNEQKKQAVSKLVTVLLLAAAILFSVFVLTALPDFKEGLLVVGALLVEVILFAKFYVPYRLKKMEV, encoded by the coding sequence ATGTCTGGATTTTTTGGCATTCGTTTAGCACGCCATCTGAAAAAAATGATGAAATATATGCGTTATGTGTTTAATGACCATTTTATTTTAGTTTGCGTCTTCTTATTGGGGGGACTTGGCTTTTACTATTCTCAAGTTTTAAAAACACTACCCGAAAATTTTGTCTGGGGCAGACCGATCGTTGTGATCTTTTGGTTGGTGTTATTGCAGATTGGTCGTATTGCGACCTTGGCACAAGAGGCGGATAAAGTGTTTATTTTACCAAAAGAACCTGAGATGAATCGCTATTTGAATCGTGCGATGCGGTATTCAATTTGGTTGCCACTGATCGCCTTGATTTTACTAGGTGGTATGTCGATGCCGTTAGTAGTTGTTTCGACAGGCTGGGCTTTTTCAACATTTTTCTATTTTATTGTGATGTTGGGGCTTTTAAAAATCAGCCATTTACGCCTACAAAAATATGAATTGTATCAGATTTCTACTAAAGAAGCACAATTATGGTTTACTATTTGGTTGATCACAAGTGGTGTTGCGATTGCTCTTAGTTTATATGTTTTACCACTAGCAGGTCTTCTAACAGGCTTGGTACAGGTGATGTTGTTCTTTTTTATAATGAATAAAAAAGAAACAGCGGTATCGCTAGATTGGGAACAGATGGTCCAAAAAGAAAAAAATCGCATGCATCGAATTTATCAATTTATCCATTTGTTTACAGATGTACCAGAAATTTCAAGCAGTGTAAAACGTCGGAAGTACCTAGATCCGTTGTTGAGCAACATTAAAAAAACTAGTCAGAATACGTACTTATATTTGTATGCTCGTAGTTTACTAAGAGGCTCTGAATATAGCGGCTTATTTATTCGTTTAGTATTAGTGGGCGGAGTGATTTTATTTTTCCTTAAAGAGTTTTGGATCTCATTGGGGGTTTCTGTGCTATTTATCTATTTGATCGGCTTTCAGTTGATTCCAATCTATACGCAGTTTGATTATATGGTGATGACACACTTGTACCCGGTACCAAATGAACAAAAGAAACAGGCGGTCAGTAAACTGGTAACAGTCTTGTTATTAGCCGCAGCCATTTTATTTAGTGTATTTGTGTTGACAGCATTGCCTGATTTTAAAGAAGGCTTATTGGTTGTTGGCGCATTGCTTGTGGAAGTAATTCTATTTGCTAAGTTTTATGTCCCTTATCGTTTGAAGAAAATGGAGGTTTAA
- the ytpR gene encoding YtpR family tRNA-binding protein, whose translation MIFAYNKEHVGDVLMVIVSDDKGLDNQVERKGNVARISVVEDDQTVAWNIFEASAVLGDIKGVGQIELTDEQLTKVNEELARAGFSETLLNEIDPKIVIGFVKSCKKHPDSDHLSITQTEVNNGEVLQIVCGAPNIKAGQKVVVAKPGAMMPDGLMIWPGVLRGVESFGMICSAGELRLPDAPAKKGILELPFDAVIGEAFPVGK comes from the coding sequence ATGATTTTTGCTTATAATAAGGAACATGTCGGCGATGTCTTGATGGTCATCGTGTCTGATGATAAAGGGCTAGATAATCAAGTAGAACGTAAAGGAAATGTAGCACGAATAAGTGTTGTAGAAGATGATCAAACCGTTGCTTGGAATATCTTTGAAGCATCTGCCGTTTTAGGTGATATAAAAGGCGTTGGTCAAATAGAATTAACAGATGAGCAATTGACTAAAGTGAATGAGGAACTTGCTAGAGCTGGATTTTCAGAAACATTACTTAATGAAATAGATCCAAAAATCGTTATTGGGTTTGTAAAATCTTGTAAAAAACACCCAGATTCAGATCATTTATCAATCACTCAAACAGAAGTGAATAATGGTGAAGTGCTACAAATCGTTTGTGGTGCACCAAATATCAAAGCAGGACAAAAAGTAGTTGTCGCAAAGCCAGGTGCTATGATGCCAGATGGTCTGATGATTTGGCCAGGAGTTTTACGTGGTGTAGAAAGTTTTGGCATGATTTGTTCAGCAGGTGAATTACGCTTACCTGATGCGCCAGCGAAAAAAGGAATTTTAGAATTGCCTTTTGATGCAGTAATTGGCGAAGCCTTTCCTGTTGGGAAATAA
- a CDS encoding PepSY domain-containing protein, translated as MNEENELSYFKSGLAIGVSLGIVSGIASTLWYQKKRTVDADLVLENVKDAFLKEGPIEGSWIEFEKKPLRKFAVHSKTYNGGISRLEDGVMVQYEFTADAFTGTVIDVKRIKD; from the coding sequence ATGAATGAAGAAAATGAATTAAGCTATTTTAAAAGTGGCTTGGCAATCGGCGTGAGTCTAGGCATAGTGAGCGGAATCGCTTCAACTTTATGGTATCAGAAGAAACGAACAGTCGATGCTGATTTAGTTTTAGAAAATGTGAAAGACGCCTTTTTAAAAGAAGGTCCGATCGAAGGGTCATGGATTGAATTTGAGAAAAAACCTTTACGAAAATTTGCAGTCCACTCAAAAACTTACAATGGCGGGATTTCACGTTTGGAAGACGGCGTTATGGTTCAGTATGAATTTACTGCAGATGCCTTTACTGGAACTGTGATTGACGTAAAACGGATCAAAGATTAA
- the trmB gene encoding tRNA (guanosine(46)-N7)-methyltransferase TrmB has translation MRMRKRHGAAELLASHPELVVDEPAKWQGRWTERFGNDHPIHIEIGSGKGQFVVGMAKAHPEINYIGIDMQLSVLSIALEKALEEELPNLQLLHVNGEELTQYFAENEVDQIYLNFSDPWPKTRHEKRRLTFKTFLATDETILKPNGEIHFKTDNRGLFEYSLSSFSKYGMILEQVWLDLHASDYGGNIMTEYEAKFSAKGQPIYRVEARFQAEKTTK, from the coding sequence ATGCGAATGAGAAAAAGACATGGAGCGGCTGAACTTTTAGCGAGTCATCCTGAACTAGTGGTTGATGAGCCAGCCAAATGGCAAGGTCGTTGGACAGAACGTTTTGGGAATGATCACCCTATTCATATTGAAATCGGTTCAGGTAAGGGACAATTTGTGGTAGGAATGGCAAAAGCACATCCAGAAATCAATTATATTGGGATCGATATGCAACTCAGTGTTCTTTCGATCGCTTTAGAAAAAGCGTTGGAAGAAGAATTACCAAATTTACAGTTACTTCATGTTAACGGGGAAGAATTAACACAATACTTTGCTGAAAATGAAGTGGATCAAATTTATTTAAACTTTTCGGATCCTTGGCCAAAAACACGTCATGAAAAACGCCGTCTAACGTTTAAAACATTTTTAGCAACAGACGAAACCATTCTAAAACCAAATGGCGAAATTCATTTTAAAACGGATAACCGTGGACTATTTGAGTATTCACTGAGTAGTTTTTCAAAATATGGCATGATTCTAGAACAAGTTTGGCTTGATTTGCATGCAAGCGACTACGGAGGAAATATCATGACTGAATACGAAGCAAAGTTTTCAGCCAAAGGTCAGCCGATTTATCGTGTGGAAGCAAGATTTCAAGCTGAAAAAACAACGAAATGA
- a CDS encoding peptidylprolyl isomerase has product MKKKLILAAAGLFSIFALAACTGGSQDIATMKGGTISVDDFYNQVKSNQQSQQTVQQMIIFKVFDQKYGKDVSDKDVQAKFDESKKSIESQGGNFADQLKQAGLTEKSYKEQIKQSLAYQAGIKAHIKITDEDLKTAWETFHPEVEAQLIQVATEDEAKEIKKQLDNGEDFAKIAKEKSTDEATKKDGGKIKFDSQTETVSEPVKTAAFKLKDGEVSEPIQATDSTGYQSTFTIVKMVKNKEKGNDMAPYKKELKKIAETAKQNDQTFTQKVVSEVLTAANVKIKDDAFKDVLAGLVETKDSAKSSDSSKKEEKESSSKEKESKSSDSEKSKDSSSKTEESSSKTEESSK; this is encoded by the coding sequence ATGAAGAAAAAATTAATCTTAGCTGCAGCAGGTCTATTCAGTATTTTTGCCTTAGCTGCTTGTACTGGCGGTTCACAAGACATCGCAACAATGAAAGGTGGCACTATTTCTGTTGATGATTTTTACAATCAAGTGAAATCAAACCAACAAAGCCAACAAACAGTTCAACAAATGATCATTTTCAAAGTATTTGATCAAAAATATGGCAAAGATGTTTCAGACAAAGATGTTCAAGCGAAATTTGATGAATCTAAGAAAAGCATTGAAAGCCAAGGTGGGAACTTTGCTGATCAATTGAAACAAGCTGGTCTTACAGAGAAAAGCTACAAAGAACAAATCAAACAAAGCTTAGCTTATCAAGCTGGAATCAAAGCACACATCAAAATTACAGATGAAGATTTAAAAACTGCTTGGGAAACATTCCACCCAGAAGTAGAAGCTCAACTTATCCAAGTTGCAACTGAAGATGAAGCAAAAGAAATCAAAAAACAATTAGATAACGGCGAAGACTTCGCAAAAATCGCTAAAGAAAAATCAACAGATGAAGCAACTAAAAAAGACGGTGGCAAAATCAAATTTGATTCTCAAACTGAAACAGTTTCTGAACCAGTAAAAACTGCTGCGTTCAAATTAAAAGATGGTGAAGTTTCTGAACCGATCCAAGCAACTGATTCAACTGGTTACCAATCAACATTCACTATCGTAAAAATGGTGAAAAATAAAGAAAAAGGCAATGACATGGCTCCTTACAAAAAAGAGTTGAAGAAAATTGCTGAAACAGCAAAACAAAATGATCAAACATTCACTCAAAAAGTGGTATCTGAAGTTTTAACCGCAGCAAATGTTAAAATCAAAGATGACGCCTTTAAAGACGTTCTAGCTGGTTTAGTTGAAACAAAAGATTCTGCTAAATCAAGTGATTCTTCTAAGAAAGAAGAAAAAGAATCCTCTTCTAAAGAAAAAGAATCTAAATCAAGCGATTCAGAAAAATCTAAAGATTCTTCAAGCAAAACAGAAGAATCATCAAGTAAAACTGAAGAGTCTTCTAAATAA
- the pepA gene encoding glutamyl aminopeptidase codes for MEEKTFQRIKELTELQGTSGFEDDIRAYMKKNMAPLVDEIQYDGLGGIFGLKRAKEQDAPRVMVASHMDEVGFMLTQIKDNGLFQVVPLGGWNPYVVSAQRFTLKTSKGNYPCISSSVPPHLLRGTGGQKQLEVTDVLFDAGFESKEEAESFGVRPGDSIVPQTETIKTANGKNIISKSWDNRYGCTLVLEALEALQNEQLGHTLIAGANVQEEVGLRGSKPSVHKFNPDLFFAVDCSAADDIQTKKGTYGHLGEGTLLRIYDPGMITLPRVREYLLDTAATHNIPYQYFVSKGGTDAGAAHTTNNGVPSTVIGVCGRYIHTHQTMFNIKDFEAAREMLIQVLKGLDKTTVNTIIYGK; via the coding sequence ATGGAAGAAAAAACTTTTCAACGCATCAAAGAACTAACAGAACTACAAGGAACAAGCGGATTTGAAGATGATATTCGTGCGTATATGAAAAAAAATATGGCACCATTAGTAGACGAGATTCAATATGATGGTTTAGGTGGGATTTTTGGTCTAAAAAGAGCAAAAGAACAAGATGCGCCACGCGTTATGGTTGCCTCTCACATGGACGAAGTTGGTTTTATGTTGACACAGATCAAAGACAATGGATTATTCCAAGTGGTTCCTTTAGGTGGTTGGAATCCCTATGTCGTCTCAGCACAACGTTTTACATTAAAAACAAGTAAAGGCAATTATCCATGTATTTCTTCTTCAGTTCCGCCACACTTATTACGTGGAACAGGCGGTCAAAAACAACTAGAAGTAACGGATGTGTTATTTGATGCAGGTTTTGAATCAAAAGAAGAAGCGGAAAGTTTTGGCGTTCGCCCAGGTGATTCAATCGTTCCACAAACAGAAACGATCAAAACAGCCAATGGTAAAAATATCATCAGTAAATCATGGGATAATCGCTATGGTTGTACATTAGTTTTAGAAGCATTAGAAGCTTTGCAAAACGAACAATTAGGCCATACATTAATTGCGGGTGCTAATGTTCAAGAAGAAGTTGGCTTACGTGGTTCTAAACCTTCTGTTCATAAATTTAATCCTGATCTATTCTTTGCAGTGGATTGTTCAGCAGCCGATGATATCCAAACGAAAAAAGGCACATATGGTCATTTAGGTGAAGGAACATTATTACGTATTTACGATCCAGGAATGATCACATTACCTCGTGTACGTGAATACTTATTAGATACAGCAGCAACTCACAATATTCCTTACCAATATTTTGTTTCTAAAGGTGGAACGGATGCAGGTGCTGCCCATACAACAAATAATGGTGTACCAAGTACTGTGATCGGTGTTTGCGGACGTTATATCCATACACACCAAACGATGTTTAACATCAAAGACTTTGAAGCAGCTCGTGAAATGTTGATTCAAGTCCTAAAAGGATTGGATAAAACAACGGTTAACACAATCATTTACGGAAAGTAG
- a CDS encoding ASCH domain-containing protein, whose protein sequence is MNQSVLTLWSDFKKQFSIPHDHYEAWAFGNSPAMADELLGLVLSREKTGTSSLRLLYELDLEGEKLPEVGNYSVLLDGNDQAQAIICTKVVDILPYAQISEVHGYLEGEGDRTLKYWRSVHQPFFEQELEEYELPFSEDMLIVYELFEVVFENSANKKKR, encoded by the coding sequence ATGAACCAATCCGTACTAACACTATGGTCAGATTTCAAAAAACAATTTTCAATCCCACATGACCACTATGAAGCGTGGGCTTTTGGAAATTCTCCTGCAATGGCGGATGAGCTATTGGGACTTGTCCTTAGTAGAGAAAAGACAGGGACCTCTTCGCTGCGTCTTTTATATGAGTTAGATTTGGAAGGCGAGAAACTGCCAGAAGTAGGGAACTACAGTGTATTATTAGATGGTAATGACCAAGCACAAGCGATCATTTGTACAAAAGTAGTCGATATTCTGCCATATGCTCAAATATCAGAAGTCCATGGTTATCTTGAAGGAGAAGGGGATCGTACGCTTAAGTATTGGCGCAGTGTTCATCAACCATTCTTTGAACAAGAATTAGAGGAATATGAATTACCTTTTTCAGAGGATATGCTGATCGTTTATGAACTTTTTGAAGTAGTCTTTGAAAATAGTGCAAATAAAAAAAAGAGATGA
- a CDS encoding thioredoxin family protein yields MIIPTSYEELASYVKQDKNVFFFTADWCGDCRFIKPVMPEIEAEFPKFRFVEVDRDKFMDLASEWNIFGIPSFVVTDQGKELGRLVNKERKTKEEISTFLNSIS; encoded by the coding sequence ATGATTATTCCAACTTCTTATGAAGAACTAGCAAGCTATGTAAAACAAGATAAAAATGTTTTTTTCTTCACTGCAGATTGGTGTGGCGACTGCCGTTTTATCAAACCGGTGATGCCTGAAATCGAAGCAGAATTTCCAAAATTTCGTTTTGTTGAAGTAGACCGTGATAAATTTATGGACCTTGCTTCTGAATGGAATATTTTTGGTATTCCGAGTTTTGTAGTCACAGATCAAGGCAAAGAATTAGGTCGCTTGGTCAATAAAGAGCGTAAAACAAAAGAAGAAATTTCGACATTTTTAAACAGTATTAGCTGA